One Orrella dioscoreae genomic window carries:
- the alr gene encoding alanine racemase has protein sequence MVPSPSVGSSSTPQPAIASSSAAPPPPPPVVASAPSSSQHLGLLKGRAAKGAQPNRPLGKPLPVAESAGTSKPPVFARANLARAKFWAKDSPIYAKIMTALNEPRIEASFAATLEVNLGNIRKNYRKGADKLGAHVEAAAVIKADAYGLGATTVAKALMQEGCRTFFVARTTEAIKLRSELRDEDHPLADTVKIHVLDGLLAHVEPRVLVEYDISPVLNSPAQAKRWSDHAANSPTGKLPCILQFDTGMNRAGMTEAEAETMIAQLSGTAGPDAAGSLEQERYAGLEVTHIMTHLAKAGEAAPRPGEGNDATRQAGETSQAQLARFETLCQHFPQAKHSIGASSTVFLEPAFHKDMVRMGGTFHGQAPFEADTNPLLPTITLVTSLSKIHQLKAGEGTGYGLRFTAHQDMPVATIPLGYADGLPRRAHGNAPADAGQPEAFVLVEGRYRAPFVGATSMDMSTIDLSAVPKAFHHEGARVTVIGPHEASGQGITPDHFGDSEGTNASELQTKITSRVRKTYTDQA, from the coding sequence ATGGTCCCATCCCCCTCCGTGGGCAGTTCGTCCACCCCTCAGCCTGCCATCGCATCCTCGTCCGCGGCACCGCCGCCCCCGCCTCCCGTCGTTGCCAGCGCACCCAGCAGCAGCCAGCATCTCGGCCTGCTGAAAGGACGCGCGGCCAAGGGAGCGCAGCCCAACCGCCCCCTGGGCAAGCCGCTGCCGGTCGCCGAAAGCGCGGGTACGTCCAAGCCTCCTGTCTTTGCCCGCGCCAATCTGGCACGCGCGAAGTTCTGGGCAAAGGACAGTCCCATCTACGCGAAGATCATGACCGCGCTGAACGAGCCTCGCATCGAGGCATCCTTCGCCGCCACGCTGGAAGTCAATCTCGGCAATATCCGGAAGAACTACCGTAAAGGCGCCGACAAGCTGGGCGCGCACGTGGAAGCCGCTGCCGTCATCAAGGCCGACGCCTATGGCCTGGGCGCCACGACGGTCGCCAAGGCGCTCATGCAGGAGGGATGCCGCACGTTCTTCGTGGCGCGCACCACGGAAGCCATCAAGTTGCGCAGCGAGCTGCGCGACGAAGACCATCCGCTGGCCGACACGGTGAAGATCCACGTCCTGGACGGCCTGCTGGCTCATGTGGAACCGCGCGTGCTGGTCGAATACGACATCTCTCCCGTCCTGAACTCACCTGCGCAAGCCAAGCGCTGGAGCGACCACGCGGCGAACTCGCCGACCGGCAAGCTGCCTTGCATCCTCCAGTTCGACACCGGCATGAACCGCGCGGGCATGACCGAGGCCGAAGCCGAAACGATGATCGCCCAGTTGAGCGGCACGGCGGGCCCGGACGCCGCCGGCAGCCTGGAGCAGGAAAGGTATGCGGGCCTGGAAGTCACCCACATCATGACTCACCTGGCGAAGGCAGGTGAGGCTGCGCCGCGTCCCGGCGAAGGCAACGACGCCACGCGGCAGGCGGGAGAAACCAGCCAGGCCCAGCTCGCACGTTTCGAGACGCTTTGCCAGCATTTCCCGCAAGCCAAGCACTCCATCGGCGCATCGTCCACCGTCTTCCTGGAACCTGCCTTCCACAAGGACATGGTCCGCATGGGCGGGACCTTCCATGGCCAGGCGCCGTTCGAAGCGGATACGAACCCGCTGCTTCCCACGATCACGCTGGTGACCAGCCTGTCGAAAATACACCAGCTGAAGGCGGGGGAAGGCACGGGCTACGGCCTCAGGTTCACGGCCCACCAGGACATGCCCGTGGCGACCATCCCCCTGGGATATGCGGACGGCCTGCCTCGCCGCGCCCACGGCAACGCACCCGCCGACGCCGGGCAACCGGAGGCCTTCGTGCTGGTGGAGGGCCGCTACCGCGCCCCGTTCGTGGGCGCCACGTCGATGGACATGTCGACCATCGACTTGAGCGCGGTTCCGAAGGCGTTCCACCACGAAGGTGCACGCGTCACCGTGATCGGTCCGCACGAGGCGAGCGGCCAGGGCATCACGCCTGATCACTTCGGGGACAGCGAAGGCACCAACGCGTCGGAGTTGCAGACCAAGATCACCTCCCGCGTCCGCAAGACCTATACCGACCAGGCCTGA
- the sctC gene encoding type III secretion system outer membrane ring subunit SctC, which yields MNIVKRLIFLALLVCSLGAHAAPVRWVSNRVDYTTNGQDVKEVLRDLAASQGITARISKDVSGTVRGEFHMPPQRFLETLASTFGFVWYYDGSILHVVPPDDVKSTLVRLNHATMRDLRDVLTSTGVLDTRFRITYDSRQKTVIVTGPQAYVSLVQSVAERLDEEARHRSGTVIRVYPLKHAWAMDRTVALGGSSVFLPGVAKVLSGMFHPDEGGGKTIPRGDAMGDISNLRPMNNAVGMPGNGPLPGLAGNMPNSVLGGLAGTPSPALENIAGARGTAPPLPGGSQDLPVIRPDQRTNSVLVRDTPDRMYQYAELIERLDVKPRLIEIEAHIIDIEEGALRQLGVDWRIHSSRFDFQTGTGGAQNAFDGRVAPNFGTVILPGGGAVAAAPVGASISAVVGDAGRYIMTRISALQQDNRASIQASPKVTTLDNLEARMDNNQQFFVRVAGFAASNLFTVTTGVSLNVLPMVVQDTERVQVKMDVVIQDGRITGQSVDNIPVITSTNITTSAFINEGQSLLIAGYKVNQTEEGETGVPFLSHIPLIGALFRHKTNTSAQRERLFLLTPRVINL from the coding sequence ATGAACATCGTGAAACGGCTCATTTTCCTTGCCCTGCTCGTCTGCAGCCTGGGCGCCCACGCGGCGCCCGTGCGCTGGGTCAGCAACCGCGTCGACTACACCACCAACGGCCAGGACGTGAAGGAAGTCCTGCGCGACCTGGCGGCCAGCCAGGGCATCACGGCGCGCATCTCCAAGGATGTCAGCGGCACCGTGCGCGGCGAATTCCACATGCCGCCCCAGCGTTTCCTGGAGACGCTGGCCTCGACTTTCGGCTTCGTCTGGTACTACGACGGCAGCATCCTGCATGTCGTGCCGCCCGATGACGTCAAGAGCACGCTGGTGCGCTTGAATCACGCCACCATGCGTGACCTGCGCGACGTGCTGACTTCGACGGGCGTGCTGGATACCCGGTTCCGGATCACCTACGACAGCCGGCAGAAGACCGTCATCGTCACCGGCCCGCAGGCCTACGTGAGCCTCGTGCAATCGGTGGCGGAGCGGCTGGACGAAGAGGCGCGGCACCGCAGCGGCACGGTCATCCGCGTGTACCCGCTCAAGCATGCCTGGGCCATGGACCGAACCGTCGCGCTGGGCGGCTCCTCGGTCTTCCTGCCCGGGGTGGCCAAGGTCCTGAGCGGCATGTTCCACCCCGACGAGGGCGGCGGCAAGACCATTCCCCGGGGCGACGCGATGGGAGACATCAGCAATCTGCGGCCCATGAACAATGCCGTGGGCATGCCCGGCAACGGTCCCTTGCCTGGCCTGGCCGGCAACATGCCGAACTCGGTGCTGGGCGGCCTGGCGGGCACGCCGTCGCCGGCGCTGGAGAACATCGCGGGCGCGCGCGGCACCGCGCCGCCTTTGCCTGGCGGCAGCCAGGACCTGCCCGTGATCCGTCCGGACCAGCGCACCAATTCCGTGCTGGTGCGCGACACGCCGGACCGCATGTATCAGTACGCCGAGCTGATCGAGCGTCTGGACGTCAAGCCCAGGCTGATCGAGATCGAAGCCCATATCATCGACATCGAGGAAGGCGCGCTGCGGCAGCTGGGCGTGGACTGGCGCATCCATAGCAGCCGCTTCGACTTCCAGACGGGAACGGGCGGCGCGCAGAATGCCTTCGATGGCCGGGTGGCGCCCAATTTCGGCACGGTCATCCTGCCCGGCGGCGGCGCCGTGGCGGCCGCGCCCGTCGGGGCGTCGATCTCGGCCGTCGTGGGTGACGCGGGCCGCTACATCATGACGCGGATCTCGGCGCTGCAGCAGGACAATCGCGCCAGCATCCAGGCCAGCCCGAAAGTGACCACCCTGGACAACCTCGAGGCGCGGATGGACAACAACCAGCAGTTCTTCGTGCGCGTGGCCGGATTCGCGGCCAGCAACCTGTTCACCGTGACGACCGGCGTGTCCCTGAATGTCCTGCCGATGGTGGTGCAGGACACCGAGCGGGTGCAGGTCAAGATGGATGTGGTCATCCAGGATGGCAGGATCACCGGCCAGTCGGTGGACAACATCCCGGTGATCACCTCGACCAACATCACCACCTCGGCCTTCATCAACGAGGGGCAGTCCTTGCTGATCGCGGGCTACAAGGTGAACCAGACCGAAGAGGGGGAGACGGGCGTACCTTTCCTGTCCCATATTCCGCTCATCGGCGCCTTGTTCCGCCACAAGACCAATACCAGCGCGCAGCGCGAACGGCTGTTCCTGCTTACGCCACGGGTCATCAACCTCTGA
- a CDS encoding type III secretion system chaperone family protein, producing MDIGQFEAVLRDLAECVDLPSPDPLLKTRALDIEGFEVRFEYFEADPAAMYVNFHYGTVTAGRTLALFRLMLEANLLIYAQDQAQLGLDSDTGGTVLILRLGLTHELSGEVLVETMEHYAEHGRYWRKNIIEASDEMFAGIVSGDYKWLKA from the coding sequence GTGGACATTGGCCAGTTCGAGGCGGTGCTGCGCGACCTGGCCGAGTGCGTCGACCTTCCCTCTCCCGACCCGCTGCTCAAGACGCGTGCGCTCGACATCGAGGGCTTCGAGGTCCGCTTCGAGTATTTCGAAGCGGACCCGGCCGCGATGTATGTCAATTTCCACTACGGCACCGTCACCGCCGGCCGCACGCTGGCGCTGTTCCGCTTGATGCTGGAAGCCAATCTGCTGATCTACGCCCAGGACCAGGCACAGTTGGGACTCGATTCGGACACCGGTGGAACGGTGCTGATCCTGCGTCTGGGCCTGACACACGAGCTCAGCGGCGAAGTGCTGGTCGAGACGATGGAACACTATGCCGAGCACGGCCGATACTGGCGCAAGAACATCATCGAAGCCAGCGACGAAATGTTTGCGGGAATCGTAAGTGGCGACTATAAATGGTTAAAAGCCTGA
- a CDS encoding EscS/YscS/HrcS family type III secretion system export apparatus protein, which translates to MEVENLISITTEGLLLCLYVSLPVVLVSAVTGLLVAFVQGITAMQEAMLAHLIKLLVVTVTIALGAAAGGIAILRFAENLLMRVVPS; encoded by the coding sequence ATGGAAGTCGAAAACCTGATCAGCATCACCACCGAAGGCCTGCTGCTTTGCCTTTACGTCTCGCTACCCGTCGTGCTGGTGTCGGCCGTCACGGGCCTGCTGGTCGCGTTCGTGCAAGGCATCACCGCGATGCAGGAAGCCATGCTTGCCCACCTGATCAAACTGCTGGTGGTGACGGTGACCATCGCGCTCGGCGCCGCGGCGGGCGGCATCGCCATCCTCCGCTTCGCCGAGAACCTGCTCATGCGGGTCGTGCCGTCGTGA
- the sctR gene encoding type III secretion system export apparatus subunit SctR, protein MTQLGDLTGLMLAVIAISLLPFVAMVVTSYAKIVVVLGLLRNAMGVQQVPPNMVLNGIAILVSIYVMAPIGSKAMEVLQQNNGRETNPTQLTIDVLGAAREPFREFLIKHTPQREKQFFLHAARSVWPEDMAAKLNENDLIVLAPSFTLSEMTDAFRIGFVLYIAFLVVDLVIANILLAMGLNQVQPVNVAIPFKLLLFVLMDGWSTLMHGLVMTYR, encoded by the coding sequence ATGACCCAGCTTGGAGACCTGACTGGCCTGATGCTGGCCGTCATCGCGATCAGCCTGCTTCCCTTCGTCGCGATGGTGGTCACTTCCTACGCCAAGATCGTGGTGGTCCTGGGGCTTCTGCGCAATGCCATGGGCGTGCAGCAGGTGCCGCCGAACATGGTGCTCAACGGCATCGCCATCCTCGTCTCCATCTACGTCATGGCCCCCATCGGCAGCAAGGCGATGGAAGTCCTGCAACAGAACAACGGCCGGGAAACGAACCCGACCCAGCTCACCATCGACGTGCTGGGCGCGGCGCGCGAGCCGTTCAGGGAATTCCTCATCAAGCACACGCCCCAGCGCGAAAAGCAGTTCTTCCTGCATGCCGCCCGCAGCGTATGGCCCGAGGACATGGCCGCCAAGCTGAACGAGAACGACCTGATCGTGCTGGCGCCCTCCTTCACGCTGTCCGAGATGACGGACGCCTTCCGCATCGGCTTCGTACTGTACATCGCCTTCCTCGTGGTCGACCTGGTCATCGCCAACATCCTCCTGGCGATGGGGCTGAACCAGGTCCAGCCCGTCAACGTCGCCATACCGTTCAAGCTCCTGCTCTTCGTCCTCATGGACGGCTGGTCCACGCTGATGCATGGCCTGGTCATGACCTACCGGTGA
- a CDS encoding FliM/FliN family flagellar motor switch protein: MVAHATDTSRPEAPAAGGPPAWSPLAGSLPRHAPDDARLLKLTHDRRLAALLRTLPALENTRLELSSPAPGARPRVWVLLGHANDAGWLGLDDATMPALSSLATPRRQGDADAHAALGRAIASQLLSPLLAFLRTLGLPALDVLAVSGTAPALPACTLWRLALRQGEGRPLEAWFPTPPAGWLDAVAERIAACRGPTGLETSRLCLPAWLVLGRQAQRIRTLSALRSGDILLHVIDPEPARDIAAHAPFNATLRWVGAATPRTRRFLQAAVRVDGAQLTLQEAPRMTQELNEDLPDPDASDSAVPLDEVELPLQIEVAAMALAAADVAALQPGQVLTLPATVRDARVRLTVFGQQVATGELVCVGDHLGVRIRATERP, encoded by the coding sequence GTGGTAGCGCACGCGACTGACACGTCACGCCCCGAGGCGCCTGCTGCTGGCGGGCCGCCCGCCTGGTCCCCCCTGGCGGGCAGCCTGCCCCGCCACGCACCGGATGACGCCCGCCTCCTCAAGCTGACGCATGACAGGCGCCTGGCGGCCTTGCTGCGCACGCTGCCGGCGCTGGAGAACACGCGCCTGGAATTGTCGTCCCCTGCCCCGGGCGCCCGGCCTCGCGTCTGGGTCCTGCTGGGCCACGCCAACGACGCGGGCTGGCTGGGGCTGGATGACGCGACGATGCCTGCGCTAAGCAGCCTGGCGACGCCGCGCCGGCAGGGCGATGCCGACGCCCACGCCGCACTGGGCCGCGCCATCGCCTCGCAACTGTTGTCACCGCTGCTGGCATTCCTGCGCACCCTGGGCCTGCCTGCCCTCGATGTGCTGGCCGTGTCAGGCACGGCCCCGGCCCTGCCGGCCTGCACGTTGTGGCGGCTGGCGCTGAGACAGGGCGAGGGCAGGCCGCTGGAGGCCTGGTTCCCCACCCCGCCCGCCGGCTGGCTGGACGCGGTCGCGGAGCGTATCGCCGCCTGCCGGGGCCCGACCGGGCTGGAGACCTCCCGGCTATGCCTGCCGGCATGGCTCGTCCTGGGCCGCCAGGCGCAACGCATCCGGACACTGAGCGCCTTGCGCTCCGGCGACATCCTGCTGCACGTGATCGATCCCGAGCCTGCGCGTGATATCGCCGCGCACGCCCCGTTCAATGCCACGCTGCGCTGGGTCGGCGCGGCCACGCCGCGCACCCGGCGCTTTCTGCAAGCCGCGGTGCGGGTCGACGGCGCCCAACTCACCCTCCAGGAGGCCCCCCGCATGACCCAGGAACTGAACGAGGACTTGCCCGATCCGGATGCATCCGACAGCGCCGTGCCGCTGGACGAAGTGGAGCTGCCGCTACAGATCGAGGTGGCGGCCATGGCCCTGGCTGCGGCCGACGTGGCGGCCCTGCAGCCGGGCCAGGTCCTGACCCTGCCCGCCACGGTGCGCGACGCGCGGGTCCGGCTGACCGTCTTCGGCCAGCAGGTCGCCACGGGTGAACTGGTGTGCGTAGGCGATCACCTGGGCGTGCGCATCCGCGCGACGGAGCGCCCATGA
- the sctP gene encoding type III secretion system protein SctP yields MRVLRPASRAADTPDETGGRPARPSQAFDFARLLRRARLPGPLPPGDQEDPLAAPSPAVVVPPLPAPAQHLPAQPHTDWFLQHSAGNDPVQSLACDQAQATALCSAIAGHVAGFCADPAVASRGDWMLRVTLDPVLLPGCVLQMDLSFLRLALRFETREADTRALVLRHVDTLETNLTALLRQHAMVHDLEITVW; encoded by the coding sequence ATGCGCGTCCTGCGTCCCGCCTCGCGCGCCGCCGACACGCCGGACGAGACCGGCGGCCGGCCGGCACGGCCGTCCCAGGCCTTCGATTTCGCACGGCTGCTGCGGCGGGCGCGCCTGCCCGGCCCGCTGCCCCCCGGCGACCAGGAGGATCCGCTCGCCGCGCCGTCGCCGGCCGTCGTCGTGCCGCCGCTGCCCGCGCCGGCGCAGCACCTGCCCGCCCAGCCGCACACGGACTGGTTTCTTCAGCACAGCGCAGGCAACGACCCCGTGCAATCCCTGGCGTGCGACCAGGCCCAGGCGACGGCGCTCTGCTCGGCCATCGCCGGGCACGTGGCGGGGTTCTGCGCCGACCCCGCGGTGGCCAGCCGGGGAGACTGGATGCTGCGCGTCACGCTGGACCCGGTGCTGCTGCCCGGCTGCGTCCTGCAGATGGACCTTTCGTTTCTCAGGCTCGCCCTTCGCTTCGAAACCCGGGAGGCCGACACGCGGGCGCTAGTGTTGCGCCATGTGGACACGCTCGAAACCAACCTCACTGCCCTGTTGCGGCAACACGCCATGGTGCACGACCTGGAGATCACGGTGTGGTAG
- the sctV gene encoding type III secretion system export apparatus subunit SctV, with product MMIKTFKLPTGGEAGIAILLAAVVMLMILPLSPTMIDILVSINICVSITLLMTTMYARGLTSLTAFPTLLLFTTLYRLSLNIASTKSILLHAEAGDIIESFGNLVVGGNLVVGLVVFAIITIVQFIVIAKGSERVAEVGARFTLDGLPGKQMSIDADLRAGILTPEEARRKRAHLSLESALHGGMDGAMKFVKGDAIAGLLITAVTIIAGIAVGVLYHGMSTSQSASHFAVLSIGDAMVSQIPSLIISVAAGIMITRVSDDTQSTQKGNSSLGEDIVRQILGDPRALGFAAVLVGSFAAMPGFPWPLFLLLGGLLGVASFRAARSGASGSEPPAGGSPLQRAGAKQEDARIRAQAPQFTCAVGVKLSPALARGLSRERLDAAFERRRVALQEALGLPFPGITMWHSDTVSDHGYQVLLQDVPVATVALPPGKLLVPQAEDDATLAARCEARGAAGGFEKTWWLSAREAADVPQAWSVEEVIANETIGVLRKSASIFVGIQETQWVLDQLNVDYPGLVTEVQKSLSVQRIAEVLRRLLEEEVSIRNARGIMESLVIWGPKEKDLLMLTEYVRCDMARYIAWRATAGGSALPAVLLEAELEQYIRQSIKQTPTGNFLALPPEEIDVIVQRIVALSEPDASGRVAGAALVASMDIRRYVRRMIEVRLNWLPVYSYQELGGLVELRPLGRVGM from the coding sequence ATGATGATCAAGACGTTCAAGCTCCCCACCGGCGGCGAAGCCGGCATCGCCATTCTGCTGGCGGCGGTCGTGATGCTGATGATCCTGCCCCTGTCGCCCACGATGATCGACATCCTGGTGTCGATCAACATCTGCGTCAGCATCACGCTGTTGATGACCACGATGTACGCGCGCGGACTGACATCGCTGACTGCCTTCCCGACCCTGCTGCTCTTCACCACCCTGTATCGCCTGTCTCTGAACATCGCCTCGACGAAGTCCATCCTGCTCCACGCGGAAGCGGGCGACATCATCGAGAGCTTCGGCAACCTCGTGGTGGGGGGCAACCTGGTCGTGGGGCTGGTGGTCTTCGCCATCATCACCATCGTGCAGTTCATCGTGATCGCCAAGGGCTCCGAGCGCGTGGCGGAGGTGGGCGCCCGTTTCACCCTGGACGGCCTGCCCGGCAAGCAGATGAGCATCGACGCGGACCTGCGCGCCGGCATCCTGACGCCGGAGGAGGCACGGCGCAAGCGCGCCCACCTTTCCCTGGAAAGCGCCCTGCATGGCGGCATGGACGGCGCCATGAAGTTCGTGAAGGGCGATGCGATCGCCGGGCTGCTCATCACGGCGGTCACCATCATCGCCGGCATCGCGGTGGGCGTGCTGTACCACGGAATGAGCACGTCGCAATCGGCCTCTCATTTCGCGGTGCTGTCCATCGGCGACGCCATGGTGTCGCAGATCCCGTCGCTGATCATCTCGGTGGCGGCGGGCATCATGATCACGCGGGTGTCCGATGACACGCAGTCCACGCAGAAGGGCAACAGCTCGCTGGGCGAGGACATCGTGCGCCAGATCCTGGGAGACCCTCGCGCGCTGGGGTTCGCCGCGGTGCTGGTAGGCAGCTTCGCCGCGATGCCGGGCTTTCCCTGGCCGCTGTTCCTGCTGCTGGGCGGCCTGCTGGGCGTGGCCAGTTTCCGCGCGGCGCGCAGTGGCGCCTCGGGGAGCGAGCCGCCCGCCGGCGGATCCCCGTTGCAACGGGCCGGCGCCAAGCAGGAAGACGCACGGATACGCGCGCAGGCGCCCCAGTTCACCTGCGCCGTCGGCGTCAAGCTCTCGCCAGCGCTGGCCCGCGGCCTATCGCGCGAACGCCTGGACGCCGCATTCGAGCGCCGCCGCGTCGCCCTGCAGGAAGCACTGGGCCTGCCCTTCCCGGGCATCACCATGTGGCACAGCGATACCGTCAGCGACCACGGCTACCAGGTGCTGCTCCAGGACGTGCCCGTCGCCACCGTGGCCTTGCCGCCCGGCAAGCTGCTGGTGCCACAGGCCGAGGACGATGCGACGCTAGCCGCGCGTTGCGAGGCGCGCGGCGCGGCCGGCGGCTTCGAGAAGACCTGGTGGCTGTCCGCCAGGGAGGCGGCCGACGTACCCCAGGCCTGGTCCGTGGAAGAGGTGATCGCCAACGAGACCATCGGCGTGCTGCGCAAGTCGGCCTCCATCTTCGTCGGCATCCAGGAAACGCAATGGGTGCTGGACCAGCTCAACGTGGACTATCCCGGCCTGGTGACCGAGGTCCAGAAATCGCTGTCGGTGCAACGCATCGCCGAGGTGCTGCGCCGCCTGCTCGAAGAGGAAGTGTCCATCCGCAATGCGCGCGGCATCATGGAAAGCCTGGTCATCTGGGGCCCGAAGGAAAAGGACCTGCTGATGCTCACGGAGTATGTGCGCTGCGACATGGCGCGCTATATCGCGTGGCGCGCCACCGCGGGCGGCAGCGCCCTGCCCGCGGTGCTGCTGGAGGCGGAACTGGAGCAGTACATCCGGCAATCCATCAAGCAGACTCCCACTGGCAACTTCCTTGCCTTGCCACCGGAAGAGATCGACGTGATCGTGCAGCGCATCGTCGCGCTGTCGGAGCCGGACGCGAGCGGACGCGTGGCGGGCGCGGCGCTGGTGGCGTCCATGGATATCCGCAGGTATGTGCGGCGCATGATCGAGGTGCGGCTGAACTGGCTGCCGGTTTATTCCTACCAGGAACTCGGCGGCCTGGTGGAACTGCGGCCGCTGGGCCGCGTCGGCATGTAA
- a CDS encoding EscU/YscU/HrcU family type III secretion system export apparatus switch protein, which yields MSEEKTESPTEKKLRDARLQGAALKSQDIVDSMSLLAVVVLMISATSWLAGHFNDILAEGLAFVDGDHDDTALLSALWRILRSALIASLAVVAAAAGAALLALALQVGFHPTLKPVTPRLENVNPVAGFKRLFSLRALLDLAKSIVKALIFLWIGGLVLAWLLPIALAAAYQPVRELAHLAWQACMRLLQFWLGVYLVIGLIDWFLQRMVFLRSQRMSKDEVKREHKNDEGDPIIKGERRKLQRSSADGPEPSPKAAMRQASVLVTNPTHYAVALRYHPQECPVPQILATGMDEQAAVLRELARREDVPIVANPPLARALYQAGPGAYIPEPLFEAVAAVLRWVLATAHLEQSSTLPQQASDP from the coding sequence ATGAGCGAAGAGAAAACCGAAAGCCCGACAGAGAAGAAACTGCGCGACGCGCGATTGCAGGGCGCCGCGCTCAAGAGCCAGGACATCGTCGACAGCATGTCGCTGCTGGCGGTGGTCGTCCTGATGATCAGCGCCACCTCGTGGCTGGCCGGCCATTTCAATGACATCCTGGCGGAAGGCCTGGCCTTCGTGGACGGCGACCACGACGACACCGCACTGCTCTCCGCGCTGTGGCGCATCCTGCGCTCGGCGCTCATCGCCTCCCTTGCGGTCGTTGCCGCGGCGGCCGGCGCGGCGCTGCTGGCGCTTGCCCTGCAGGTCGGATTCCATCCCACGCTCAAGCCCGTCACGCCGAGGCTGGAGAACGTGAACCCCGTCGCCGGCTTCAAGCGGCTGTTTTCCTTGCGGGCGCTGCTGGACCTGGCCAAGTCCATCGTCAAGGCCTTGATCTTCCTTTGGATAGGAGGACTGGTGCTGGCCTGGCTGCTGCCCATTGCGCTGGCCGCCGCATACCAGCCCGTCAGGGAGCTTGCGCATCTGGCCTGGCAGGCCTGCATGCGCCTGTTGCAGTTCTGGCTGGGCGTCTACCTGGTGATCGGCCTCATCGACTGGTTCCTGCAGCGCATGGTGTTCCTGCGCAGCCAGCGCATGTCCAAGGACGAGGTCAAGCGCGAACACAAGAACGACGAGGGCGATCCGATCATCAAGGGTGAACGCCGCAAGCTGCAGCGCAGCAGCGCGGACGGCCCCGAGCCTTCCCCGAAGGCCGCCATGCGCCAGGCCTCGGTGCTCGTCACCAACCCCACGCACTACGCGGTGGCGTTGCGATACCACCCGCAGGAGTGCCCCGTCCCTCAGATCCTGGCCACCGGCATGGACGAGCAGGCGGCCGTGCTGCGCGAACTCGCGCGGCGCGAGGATGTTCCCATCGTCGCCAACCCGCCCCTGGCGCGCGCGCTGTACCAGGCCGGGCCGGGCGCCTACATACCCGAACCGCTGTTCGAGGCCGTCGCGGCCGTGCTGCGTTGGGTGCTTGCCACCGCGCACCTCGAACAATCCTCCACCCTCCCGCAGCAGGCCAGCGATCCATGA
- a CDS encoding HrpB1 family type III secretion system apparatus protein produces the protein MTQTAEIQCGDDAFAGLVALFNAVVFRKFPEATIEPDDMEEMVDMLQTLRPGLRELAMLRGMVAVTRRDWQGASAIFTDLRDRGLCSPSSDAMAVFCMGLLGDADWRAAADALLAGQRVTDSHRLLVQALVARQDLERAAREASVKGVYDEPDSVRELIEQNQRSQEAALTDMGAAASAPAATIAPAGAYLRV, from the coding sequence ATGACGCAGACAGCGGAAATCCAGTGCGGCGACGATGCGTTCGCCGGCCTGGTCGCCTTGTTCAACGCGGTGGTATTCAGGAAGTTTCCCGAAGCGACCATCGAACCGGACGACATGGAAGAGATGGTGGATATGCTGCAGACCCTGCGTCCCGGGCTGCGCGAGCTGGCCATGCTGCGTGGCATGGTGGCCGTGACGCGCAGGGACTGGCAGGGCGCCAGCGCGATCTTCACGGACCTGCGCGACCGCGGGCTGTGTTCGCCCAGCAGCGACGCCATGGCCGTGTTCTGCATGGGCCTGCTGGGCGACGCCGACTGGCGTGCCGCCGCCGACGCCTTGCTGGCCGGGCAGCGCGTCACCGACTCCCATCGCCTGCTGGTGCAGGCGCTGGTGGCGCGCCAGGACCTGGAGCGGGCGGCGCGCGAAGCCAGCGTGAAGGGTGTCTATGACGAGCCTGATTCGGTGCGCGAGTTGATCGAGCAGAACCAGCGCAGCCAGGAGGCAGCCTTGACCGATATGGGCGCCGCTGCATCGGCGCCTGCGGCAACCATCGCGCCCGCGGGTGCGTATCTACGGGTTTGA